A window of Carassius carassius unplaced genomic scaffold, fCarCar2.1 SCAFFOLD_99, whole genome shotgun sequence contains these coding sequences:
- the LOC132134170 gene encoding uncharacterized protein LOC132134170, producing the protein MASESDNQKSDRRIVHCLLCEKPQEMLTTHLSRVCMKKSTPKERLEEAKRAKESTKVWTREARNWDYKEMVKRYPHRPSRLALLEELRQRKFFVANAPNQADLEPEETSTSTAAVPTSGVSSQAASGVLVAEDSSSEGSTTDPSDRTWQRDQAQPSTSVRVKMMNKGLYEKFPAEEPMLTDFKGYLINTLQVPNCQQEVDNVSRMLRYIQPSGDEVRLDFLLKSTETKDYLTQLRLADMGPATILNYIKNMIRFVTYLKTHLNLGAADADFYRKCQAYIDLLTFLRKPVAKWNSNVTCKTRYLRFLEGEKRLQECQAVLRKAKKDMLFVYGRLLEGDHVASDEKTIFRYYCEAILILGHFQRPGVVEGITTAEWDERKKSVGKVRVAVSEHKTATMQIAVFDLTMEEAAMLDAYYTWIRPYCIRPDVDHGNRLFVSSSGTKIRSATNDLSRLHTHYKLPNIKSQQIRRTVKTDVAANFSDEQKGSVAHYMAHSTAVANQHYRMMTLDSVVATANLLSSLTRSSSDDSGEEGAQAKKRRRVEEAGSPTPDFDDFLQAFPVGITGHPPNKTQRAKAGFPTDRVFYDKWRALQYSKREKHLLSKCSRYAPTASKVAKIIETEGWTANHPRPEDIMAKWRPLSRAQVQSDPAIIRGVTSQKWTGLAVKDFGEQKGVVATKAFRKGSILCDLHGKVITGAEGREMAERQGELGHLFFFKHGSEEVCIDAETFPCECHPSLESTGRWITNSKKKFNVQPRHCIVKLQEGDRHVLLFQATKDILKDEKIRFNHSIKKRSFRGEEVELEWLDV; encoded by the exons ATGGCATCAGAATCCGACAA CCAGAAATCTGACCGTCGCATTGTTCACTGCCTGCTGTGTGAAAAACCACAGGAAATGCTGACGACGCATCTGAGCAGGGTCTGCATGAAAAAAAGTACACCCAAAGAACGGCTGGAGGAGGCAAAGAGGGCCAAGGAGTCCACCAAGGTGTGGACACGGGAAGCCAGAAACTGGGACTACAAGGAGATGGTTAAACGTTACCCCCACAGACCATCTAGGCTGGCTCTTCTGGAAGAGCTGCGCCAAAGAAAGTTTTTCGTGGCCAATGCTCCTAACCAGGCAGACCTGGAACCCGAAGAGACATCCACCAGCACAGCTGCCGTTCCCACATCCGGTGTCAGCTCTCAAGCGGCTAGTGGTGTCTTGGTGGCGGAGGACagcagctctgaaggcagcaccACTGATCCAAGTGACCGAACATGGCAGAG agaTCAAGCGCAGCCCAGCACAAGTGTCCGGGTCAAAATGATGAACAAGGGGCTCTATGAAAAATTCCCTGCAGAAGAGCCCATGTTGACGGACTTCAAGGGCTATTTGATCAACACCCTGCAGGTCCCAAACTGCCAGCAGGAG GTAGACAACGTCTCCAGGATGCTGAGATACATCCAGCCAAGTGGGGATGAAGTCCGCTTAGACTTCCTGCTAAAGTCCACTGAAACCAAGGACTACCTCACCCAACTACGGCTCGCTGACATGGGCCCGGCCACCATACTGAACTACATCAAGAACATGATCAGGTTTGTAACGTATCTGAAGACCCACCTCAACTTGGGTGCAGCAGATGCTGACTTCTACAGGAAGTGCCAAGCCTACATCGACCTCCTCACTTTCCTCAGAAAGCCAGTGGCCAAGTGGAACAGCAACGTCACTTGTAAAACCAG GTATCTACGGTTCCTTGAGGGTGAGAAGAGGCTTCAGGAGTGCCAGGCAGTCCTCCGAAAGGCCAAGAAAGACATGCTGTTCGTTTATGGGAGGCTGCTGGAAGGTGACCACGTGGCTTCAGATGAAAAGACCATCTTCCGCTACTACTGTGAAGCAATCCTGATCCTCGGTCACTTCCAGAGACCAGGAGTGGTGGAGGGAATAACA acagcaGAGTGGGATGAAAGGAAAAAATCTGTGGGAAAGGTGCGTGTGGCTGTGAGCGAACACAAGACTGCGACAATGCAGATCGCTGTGTTTGACCTAACAATGGAGGAGGCAGCA ATGCTGGACGCATACTACACCTGGATCCGCCCTTACTGCATCCGGCCAGATGTAGATCATGGAAACAGGCTGTTTGTTTCATCATCGGGCACGAAGATCAGGAGTGCAACCAATGACCTCTCTCGTCTGCACACACA CTACAAACTGCCCAACATCAAAAGCCAGCAGATACGCAGGACCGTGAAGACAGATGTGGCTGCAAACTTCTCAGATGAGCAGAAGGGGTCTGTCGCACACTACATGGCCCATTCGACGGCAGTGGCAAATCAGCACTACCGAATGATGACCCTGGACAGTGTGGTGGCAACCGCAAACCTGCTCAGCTCCCTGACGCG CTCCTCTTCTGATGACTCTGGTGAAGAGGGTGCCCAGGCAAAGAAGAGAAGGCGAGTGGAAGAGGCGGGCAGCCCAACACCAGACTTTGACGATTTCCTACAGGCCTTCCCTGTAGGAATCACTGGCCACCCACCCAACAAAACCCAGAGAGCAAAAGCTGGGTTCCCCACCGACAGAGTCTTTTATGACAAGTGGAGAGCTCTGCAGTACAGCAAGCGGGAGAAACATCTTTTGT CAAAATGCTCAAGATATGCCCCAACTGCATCGAAGGTGGCTAAAATCATAGAGACAGAGGGGTGGACGGCCAATCATCCCCGCCCAGAGGACATCATGGCAAAGTGGAGGCCACTCAGCAGAGCACAGGTGCAGAGTGACCCGGCCATCATCAGGGGGGTGACCAGTCAGAAATGGACTGGTCTGGCTGTGAAGGATTTTGGGGAGCAGAAGG GAGTTGTTGCAACCAAGGCCTTCAGGAAGGGCTCCATCCTGTGTGATTTGCATGGAAAGGTGATCACAGGTGCTGAGGGCAGGGAGATGGCAGAGAGGCAGGGCGAGCTGGGCCACCTGTTTTTCTTTAAACATGGCAGTGAGGAAGTCTGCATCGATGCGGAGACCTTCCCCTGTGAGTGCCACCCGTCTCTGGAAAGCACAGGGAGATGGATTACAAACTCCAAGAAGAAGTTCAATGTGCAGCCACGTCACTGCATAGTGAAGCTTCAAGAAGGAGACAGGCACGTCCTGCTCTTTCAGGCTACAAAGGACATTCTCAAAGATGAGAAGATCCGTTTCAACCACAGCATAAAAAAGAGGTCTTTTCGTGGGGAGGAAGTGGAGCTGGAGTGGCTGGATGTCTGA